The Setaria italica strain Yugu1 chromosome VIII, Setaria_italica_v2.0, whole genome shotgun sequence genome includes the window AGTTCACTATTGTGCATCCCAGACTCCCAGTGATGTGTCAAGTCAATGTGATCTTAATGAGCAAATTTTATGTTGTGCTTGGTAATTTGTTGCCTGCGTAAGTCGAGCTAGCTTAGTGGGATCACAAGACCAATCTGGCTCAGTGGAATCAATAGTTTGGTTTCTATATGATGTGAGGATGGTTCCGTTTGGCTGAAATTCACATTGGTATTCTATCTTGTAAAACAAGAGTGATCTTGTGCATGTTTATTCTATTACTTTTGATACCTTTAAGCTATGTTTTAACATTGCAGTGCCAGTGTTTTTTGCAATATTCTGAATAAATGATTTAAACATGAGTAAATTTGATGCGATGGCAGTTGCAGTTACCGTGGGATCTGTGCTTGTTGGTCATGCTTAATAATCTGAAGATAGCAAATACAATGATCTGACCCACCCACCCACATTTCACATCTATAGTGTTAGGCTCTGCTCTAGTTAGCTCTCAATGTCTTTCTTTCCTATTTCTTCACAATTAAGCACTGCGATTCTTTTTTCAGTGGTGACTGTAAATGATTATTTGGCGCAGCGTGATGCTGAATGGATGGGCCGTGTTCATCGCTTTCTCGGTCTTACTGTGGGTCTAATTCAGGTATTTACACTATGGTAAACAAAGCTATAATTACAGTATTTGACATTCCAGATCCCCTTCTCCTGGTTTGGGAACACCTGACATTGTTAGAGTAATTTATAGAATCATTAATCAGCATAACAGGCAAATATTTAACCATATTTTGCTCTTCTTGGCATATGCATAGGCGGGTATGAAGTCAGATGAGAGAAGAGCCAGCTACAGATGCGACATTACATACACTAACAATTCGGTGAGATGCTCAGTTTAAAATCAGCTCTTTTTTAATCTTATCTTGCGGTTATCCAGCTTAGAGGGACAACTTTTTCTTGTGGTAATTTGGTATGACCTTGCTATGGTGAAATGGTAACTAGGGACAAACACAAACAAATGCTATAGTCAATAAGGACTTTACTTATCCTAGTTTTTTGTTACCATATGTTGATGTCTTGATGTATCAAGGTTCTCAGAATCTGTGCATACCCTGCAGGAACTTGGATTTGACTATCTACGTGACAACCTATCTCGAAACAAGGAACAACTTGTTATGAGATGGTACATTTGAGACTGTTCTCTCTCACTTCTCAAAACTATGGTTTCCCCATATTTATTGTTTTCTCAAATACTATTGATTTGATAGGCCAAGACCATTCCATTTTTCTATTGTGGATGAAGTGGACTCAGTGCTTATAGATGAGGGAAGAAATCCATTGTTAATAAGTGGAGAGGTCTGATCACTCCTTCTGTCTTGAACCTGATTCCTCCAATACTGTTTGAGTTTCTTGACCATCAGCGGTTTCCATCTTTTTACTAGGATAATAGAGATGCAGCTAGGTATCCAGTTGCTGCTAAAGTCGCAGAACTTCTTATGGAGGGTGTTGTGAGTATTTTCTTATTGCTATCTCACAGTTCTCAACATTAGTTCCTTAAAATGATTATTCATGCTGACTTATTCCTGCAGCATTACACTGTTGAACTAAaaggaaataatgttgatctgaCCGAGGATGGAGTCGCACATGCTGAGATTATTCTCGGGACAGATGATTTATGGGATGAGAATGATCCATGGGCAAGGTGCTGTCACTGTTTGTTTTTATGTAATATGTACCTTTTTGTCTGATTATAATTATTTCCCTATATACAACTTTTGATCAATTAGCCAATTCAGCTATTGAATTGTAGTTGTGCATATGCCTTCTGCCCTTTTGCTAAAGAAATACATATGTGTGCCAAAAAGGAAGTGAACCAAATGTACCAGGTCTTTCATGGCAGTCTAAGTCATTTTGATCATGTGCACCTCATTTGCCATGGTTGCAAGTAGATGCTAAATAAAATGTTAATTAATGGCATCGCAGGTGCAACCAACTTAAATGCAAGTTGGACGTTCAGTGTCTAGTGAGTAATGACTAACTGTAAGTTCTAATGCTGCAGGTTTGTGATGAATGCTTTGAAGGCCAAAGTGTTCTATCGTAGGGATGTCCAGTATATTGTTAGGGATGGAAAAGCTATCATAATTAACGAGGTACTATCTGACTTCTGACCTTCAGTATTTTTGACAAGAATGCCCTTAGCTTTGTAGCAGCTgttgttagatgtatatgtgcATGGTTGTACTCAGTCCCTTGCGCAGGGGGTGCTTTGCATATGTACTTATGCATACTCTCTTGTTTATCTGCCTATTTTTATTTTAAGAATAGAAGGGGTATAGGGACTTAGCTGGATCACATTTTTTCATAAAAAAGTTGTATAACAGCAATACCAGATTTCTTCTCAAGAATGATACATTTTGCAAACAAGATTAGATGATCAACTTGAAACCCCATGTTTTTTCAAGGGGACTAAAACATAGGAACTAGCAAAGCTATATCATATTCATATCACCCTATCCAATCAGATCACAGCGGTCCCATGTAACTGCCGATACAGTAGAGAAAATATCTTGAGATTATCCTAAAAAAAAGATCTAATAAAACATCAGGACAATAACATAGTCCTTTTCATCGTATAAATCCATTAGTTGTCCAGTTCATCCTGGGGCTGGTATTCCATCTTAGGAGCTCTTTCATTCATAATCTTGAGGCTCTGTGCAATTAGTAGCAAAAGATTTCTACGACAGCACATCCAGTTTCACACGGATTGATAACAACATAAATTTGTGCAATGTGCCAGTGACAATATCCATGTGGACTGGTAAGCAAATCTTTTCTATCTACCATTTGCTGATTCAATCATTTTTGCATCATGCTTGTATCAATCATGACAAACTTTTCTGTCTACTTAAATAAGACAATGTTTGTCCGCGCTGATGCTTCGAATTGCCACATCCTTTCTCAAGCACTGCACTATTTGGATTTTTTGTAACATAGCATCAGAACATTTCTTTTGAGCACATTGGTTAGCTTTGAGCAATGTCTCGTATATGTGTTATGTCCTCTTGATAATATAGCTCTGCCTATTAGTTCATTACAATTGCATGCTTTGGGAATCctatatttggacaataatatTAATTCTTCTCCAGCTAACTGGCCGAGTTGAACCAAAAAGAAGATGGTCTGATGGTATTCACCAAGCAGTAGAAGCAAAAGAGGGCCTAAAAATCCAGGTCATTATTGACTTACACATTACCAGTTTACATTGATGGAACTatatactacctccgttcttaaatatatgacaccaTTTACTTTTTTCATTCGTTTGACTATtcgtcttttctacaaatatttttgcaaatagataaacctacaatttaaatctaaagtacatttgacaatagacataatgatacacattttactttagttaactaactcgttcaatagatattggtggtcaaagttggagtaaaaagtcaacagcgtcatatatttaagaacggagggagtatgacaTTATATTTAATTAGTTTTTTGTCATTTTCTGGAAGTTTACGATAGTTTCTGGTGTGCAATGCTAACTGCAATTTAATCAGGCAGACTCAGTAATTGTGGCTCAAATCACATATCAGTCACTTTTTAAGCTTTATCCTAAGCTTTCTGGGATGACAGGAACTGCCAAGACAGAGGTATGGTGTTTATTAGGCTCCTTTCTGGATAAGTTATTGATTCGTATAATTTGTTATTTCTGGCTGACAGGACCCTGCTGGTTTTACAGGAAAAGGAATTTTTAAAGATGTTTAAGATGCCCGTTATTGAAGTGCCCACGAATCTGCCAAATATACGGGTGGACTTGCCTATCCAAGCTTTTGCGGTGAGTCTTTCGAGGAATTGGTAAATATAAAATCACATGTAAATTACAAGAAAAAGTTTTATTGATTCTGTTGCTTTTGTAGACTGCACGAGGCAAATGGCTATATGTACGGGCTGAAGTAGAGTCTATGTTCCAATTAGGCCGCCCTGTTTTAGTTGGAACTACAAGGTGAATTGTATTTACGTTTTGATACAAATTTAATCTTATCACCACCATGTCACATGCCACCAAGCCTGCTTCAGGAAAATTTGGTCATGCATCTCGAAATTTCGATAACGGGCATGATATTATTAGTATCATATACTGTTTCATCTagtatttataatatttgagGAGCTAATGAAACTGAAAACTATGAAAGGTTAGTTCTGTTCAAATATGCTTGTTGTCACGTGGGCAAGAGAAATGTTACCAATTAGGATTCTTTTACACGACCTTCATTTGTTATTTATACTGCTGGAAGGTTGTTTTGTACTTTGGGATGGACACTGACAAAATAGATTAGTTGATTAGTTTTACTACTACGTTTTGTCCCCTGGTGCCTATTTACtataaaataaagaaacaaaattagaaattgaTTTGTGGGAACGCGCCCTCATTTACTTTGGAGAAAAGGCTCCAAATGTAAAGGAGCAGTGTGGGCAATATCATTCCCATGTTATTTGCAGTTGTACAGTAGCAACAGATCTAAGTTAgttgtttgtttctttttaaAATAGGAGATAAACTGCTAAGATAAGATTTTGTGATAAGATACAGTTTTGGCTGGTTGTTATCATGACCCAACTAGTGAAGTGTAAAGAATAATGAGGAGCCAGCTGTAGTTCCATATTTTGCATGTACAGTTCGAAGTTCTATTTAAATCTCACCTTGTGTAGGTTCAAATCATCCTCCTTGCAAAATAAGGGTAAGGCTGCCTAAAAATATGCTTCCCTAACCCTACCTTTTGTGGGAGCTCTCTGCACTGGGTATGCCCTATACAGTTTTGAGTTCTGTGATTTTCAAACAACTGCCTAAACAACTATTGTCTATATCTATTGCAGTGTTGAGAGTTCTGAATACTTGTCAGATCTACTTAAAGCTCGCAATATTCCTCACAATGTCCTTAATGCGAGACCAAAGGTTTGTAAAATGTTGCTTTAGTTTAACTTCTTGtcatattcttttcaattgATAGAGCTAATTGCCTTATTCTTGATAGTATGCTGCAAGAGAAGCTGAAATAATTGCACAAGCTGGACGAAAACATGCTATTACAATTTCAACTAATATGGCTGGCAGAGGAACAGACATTATTTTAGGTGGTAACCCAAAAGTAAGTCCATACATACTAATTTAGTACTCCCTACCAGACTTCATTTTAGAAAATATGTGAAAAGTCAAAATTGCTGCATTGTTGAGTACTTTAGTTGTTCATACGTAGCAGAAATAtgatcccttttttttttgccagatGCTTGCAAAAGAAATAGTAGAAGATAGCATACTTCCATTTCTGACCCATGACCCCCCTGATATTGACATGGAGGGAGAATCGACATCCCACAAGGTGGTTCATTCAGAGCCTTTTCTCTTGCCCAAAACTTTGTAGGCTGCTTATCAATATTTCCTTTTATTATATGTAGGGTCTCTCAAAAATAGAAATCGGGCCATCATCTCTAGGTCTGCTTGCCAAAGCTGCAATCATGGGTGAGCATTGAGGGCTAATGGTTGTATATTAATATGTGACACGCTATCTTTTTTGTTGTTTGTCTCACTCTTTCGCATATGCTTCCAGCAAAATATGTTCACAAAAGTGAGAGAAATGAATGGTCTTTTGGCAAGGCAAAATCCACTATTGCTGAATCTATAGAAATGGGTCAAACGATTGGGATGGAGAAGCTACAAGAGCACTTGGCTGAAGAGTCTGAGATGTACCCTCTTTGTGATGCAATAGGACTTGCTTATCTCAGTGTCTTAAGGGATTGTGAAATTCATTGTTCTGCTGAAGGTACCGAGGTGAAGAGATTAGGTGGGCTCCATGTAGTAGGAACTTCTTTGCATGAGTCACGCCGAATTGATAACCAAGTAAGATATTGCTCACATAGCAGGAGGCATATGTGGTATTGCATGCTGCTTAGCCTTTTCTATCTTATATATAGAACCCTTTGATTCTTgactaaaataaaattatttgctATTAGCAGTCTGTGAATGATTTCATTAGTCATTTTAGGATGCACACATAGCATTAACTGGCACTGTATCACAAAAAAGAACCTACGGAGTTCACATATAGATTCTtattatatactccctccatccataaTATATGAACGTTTAGGACAATCCACCCCACTTAAACGGGAGTGCTCACCCCCCACAAAAAAAAGGTATTTTTGGTTGGGACCAAANNNNNNNNNNNNNNNNNNNNNNNNNNNNNNNNNNNNNNNNNNNNNNNNNNNNNNNNNNNNNNNNNNNNNNNNNNNNNNNNNNNNNNNNNNNNNNNNNNNNAATGATGCATAGTGGAATATGCCCCTTCCCAAGCAGCATGTCATTCGACTTGTAGAATGAGAGGGCAATAGAGCTGTATCTAATGAGGCGACCCTTTGCAACTAGCAACTTGGAAAGAATAGGGTGTCTGCATTATAATCCAGCTTTGACCATGAGTCACAATGAATACTCGGAGGCTTAATagaatgactaaatatgagGATGTTAGTATAGTAATCACTCCGATGGAGGCTatttcatgagacgaatctattcatGGTAATTAATCAAAAATTAGCACACGGCGATTGCGCAGTCCTAGAATTGATCCTTGATCAGAGTTGGAGGCCCTAACACCACATACTGAATCTGTATGACTGAAACGAATTTTCTAAATTCACAATTAGAATAGTtatcatatactccctccatccataaatagatgacgtttaggacaaacTAGTTAGTTCAGCTTATGAACTaactagcttgtcctaaacgtcatcTATTTATGGACGGAGGTAGTATTACTTATCCTTTTAATTATACTTTTAGAAAATAGGTTTATTTATTAATGATTTTGTATGTTGTTTTATGTTCACCCAAACTAATCAAGTAATCAATCTGAGTCCTTTGGAATCGCCGTTTACAATTTTTTGTGCTTCTAACCTGTTTTAATTCGGGCTTTTTAATTCTAGCTAAAGGAATGTTTGCTGCACTAACATTTTTATATATTAATATTATATTATCCTTTTGTGTTCGTTTTGGCTTTCATCTCTAACCTACGCCAACCTGCTTGTTGCAGAAAGGCTTTCTTGTTTTTGTCgttcaaataatttttttgctGGCACGGTACAAATAAATCTGTAAGTTTTGTTTTTTCCCAGTTGCGTGGCAGAGCGGGCAGACAGGGTGATCCTGGGTCGACACGGTTTATGGTGAGGTATGTTTGTTCCCCAACAAGAATAACTTCACCCTGCTACTGTTATAACTTCTGGTATGATCTGATAATATCTTTAATCAATGAATTTGACAGTGTTTAACTTTGTTCAACCAGCTTACAAGATGAAATATTCCAGAAATTTAATTTGGACACTGAATGGGCTGTGAGGCTTATATCAAGTATAACAAACGGTGAAGATATAGCTATTGAAAGCAATGTTGTTGTAAAACAGGTCCGATTTGCATTTGTTGGCATGCCATATGAGCATCCTTTGGGCATCACAGTGATAATCTTATTTACACTCATTAAGTCTTTAAATGCAGCTTCTAGGTCTTCAGATCAACGCAGAGAAATATTATTTTGGAATAAGGAAAAGTCTTGTTGAGTTCGATGAAGTTCTGGAGGTACACAATTGCTCCATATTGCAATTCTGGTA containing:
- the LOC101773751 gene encoding protein translocase subunit SECA2, chloroplastic isoform X1 codes for the protein MAAAASLSTPSTSLLPTPTHAPDPLLLHRRRTNPFRRATPSPRPKKPPPLSCAAAATPTPAPAAAAAKSGSWKDLCSLNAWVVRDYRRLVDSVGALEPALRKLSDEQLKAKTAEFRARLARGETLADVQAEAFAVVREAARRTLGMRHFDVQIIGGAVLHDGCIAEMKTGEGKTLVSTLAAYLNALTGEGVHVVTVNDYLAQRDAEWMGRVHRFLGLTVGLIQAGMKSDERRASYRCDITYTNNSELGFDYLRDNLSRNKEQLVMRWPRPFHFSIVDEVDSVLIDEGRNPLLISGEDNRDAARYPVAAKVAELLMEGVHYTVELKGNNVDLTEDGVAHAEIILGTDDLWDENDPWARFVMNALKAKVFYRRDVQYIVRDGKAIIINELTGRVEPKRRWSDGIHQAVEAKEGLKIQADSVIVAQITYQSLFKLYPKLSGMTGTAKTEEKEFLKMFKMPVIEVPTNLPNIRVDLPIQAFATARGKWLYVRAEVESMFQLGRPVLVGTTSVESSEYLSDLLKARNIPHNVLNARPKYAAREAEIIAQAGRKHAITISTNMAGRGTDIILGGNPKMLAKEIVEDSILPFLTHDPPDIDMEGESTSHKGLSKIEIGPSSLGLLAKAAIMAKYVHKSERNEWSFGKAKSTIAESIEMGQTIGMEKLQEHLAEESEMYPLCDAIGLAYLSVLRDCEIHCSAEGTEVKRLGGLHVVGTSLHESRRIDNQLRGRAGRQGDPGSTRFMVSLQDEIFQKFNLDTEWAVRLISSITNGEDIAIESNVVVKQLLGLQINAEKYYFGIRKSLVEFDEVLEVQRKHVYNLRQVILSGDSESCSEQIFQYMQAVADEIVLLNVDPQKPPKTWNLARLLDEFVGLQGKLLIESFKDIQEENLQSALEQMHGSGSVKVDRFALPNVPVPPDSFRGIRKKRSSIMRWFAICVDDTSKKGRYTNTVNLLRKYFGDFLIATYLNAVQESRYDDAYISGIEREVLLKTLDALWKDHLVNMNKLSSAVNVRSFGHRNPLEEYKIDGCRFFISMLSATRRLTVEALLHYWSSPMESDEIFNTEDQ
- the LOC101773751 gene encoding protein translocase subunit SECA2, chloroplastic isoform X2, which produces MRDAEWMGRVHRFLGLTVGLIQAGMKSDERRASYRCDITYTNNSELGFDYLRDNLSRNKEQLVMRWPRPFHFSIVDEVDSVLIDEGRNPLLISGEDNRDAARYPVAAKVAELLMEGVHYTVELKGNNVDLTEDGVAHAEIILGTDDLWDENDPWARFVMNALKAKVFYRRDVQYIVRDGKAIIINELTGRVEPKRRWSDGIHQAVEAKEGLKIQADSVIVAQITYQSLFKLYPKLSGMTGTAKTEEKEFLKMFKMPVIEVPTNLPNIRVDLPIQAFATARGKWLYVRAEVESMFQLGRPVLVGTTSVESSEYLSDLLKARNIPHNVLNARPKYAAREAEIIAQAGRKHAITISTNMAGRGTDIILGGNPKMLAKEIVEDSILPFLTHDPPDIDMEGESTSHKGLSKIEIGPSSLGLLAKAAIMAKYVHKSERNEWSFGKAKSTIAESIEMGQTIGMEKLQEHLAEESEMYPLCDAIGLAYLSVLRDCEIHCSAEGTEVKRLGGLHVVGTSLHESRRIDNQLRGRAGRQGDPGSTRFMVSLQDEIFQKFNLDTEWAVRLISSITNGEDIAIESNVVVKQLLGLQINAEKYYFGIRKSLVEFDEVLEVQRKHVYNLRQVILSGDSESCSEQIFQYMQAVADEIVLLNVDPQKPPKTWNLARLLDEFVGLQGKLLIESFKDIQEENLQSALEQMHGSGSVKVDRFALPNVPVPPDSFRGIRKKRSSIMRWFAICVDDTSKKGRYTNTVNLLRKYFGDFLIATYLNAVQESRYDDAYISGIEREVLLKTLDALWKDHLVNMNKLSSAVNVRSFGHRNPLEEYKIDGCRFFISMLSATRRLTVEALLHYWSSPMESDEIFNTEDQ